A stretch of Porites lutea chromosome 5, jaPorLute2.1, whole genome shotgun sequence DNA encodes these proteins:
- the LOC140937937 gene encoding uncharacterized protein — translation MKYYYETCLSLILFLWQYPHLFYGTSLPGLACTFDSNLCSWHHSPDSDFPWIIHSGPTPSNDTGPGGDRTTGKGKYLYSTAGYPRKKGDCAKLVSQAFTGAFCLSFFYHMHGPAIGELRLSLNSTVIFQAVGEQGPNWTQAQVSINGTDSKLLFEGVVGNGEQGDISLDDVAVSYVCNVSFCPKTPILLNGSKYCSNGNNIGSHCNMTCAPGYQLIGSSSRTCLKTGVWSGKMTSCVKVKVRLAGGNSNTQGRVELAINDVWGTICDDKWTLKSAKVICLMLGLPEAIAAPGNSGFGAGFGKIWLDEVTCDGNEMSILNCRHLGLGVSTICDHSEDAGVICGNITDFNVRLMDGATPNEGRVEVAVNGVWGTICDDYWSIEDAQVVCRMLGLPQATAATKGKSFGSGIGPIWMDDVKCIGNESSLLLCNRADLGVKDCAHLEDSGVVCGPPSVNGKNFALHMTVNHSDPTEQASFAVDGCFDTCAIFHAASDPWFQLDLSQDYRIHTVQVFLGSDCCQNIQLNITVGSSNNLLSPSHFCSCTPTNFPRRDFRVFSCSPPATGRHLKVTATGENVTLILCEIVVQATEPFGVLKEVWFKEINTQDEPVLKYHPVFQQAANTLSVLGDFYFASNVSTPYGQRLSTFIQPPVTGMYTFYITCEDECELWLNRVNQPDSEEVLAAKLTMKTGRLKWDE, via the exons gccTTGCATGTACCTTTGATTCCAATTTGTGTAGCTGGCATCATTCTCCAGATTCTGACTTTCCATGGATCATCCATTCCGGGCCAACTCCGTCCAACGATACTGGACCTGGAGGTGATCGCACAACAGGAAAAG GAAAGTATCTGTACTCTACGGCTGGCTATCCAAGAAAGAAAGGTGACTGCGCTAAACTTGTCTCTCAAGCTTTCACCGGAGCGTTTTGTCTATCCTTCTTCTACCATATGCATGGTCCTGCAATAGGAGAGCTTCGGCTGTCCCTTAATAGTACAGTAATTTTTCAAGCCGTGGGAGAGCAGGGACCGAACTGGACTCAAGCGCAAGTCTCTATAAATGGGACAGATAGCAAG CTTCTTTTCGAGGGAGTTGTCGGCAATGGAGAGCAGGGAGACATTTCGTTAGATGATGTGGCAGTGTCATATGTGTGCAATG TTTCGTTTTGTCCAAAAACTCCAATTTTGCTTAACGGAAGTAAGTATTGTTCCAATGGAAATAACATTGGAAGTCACTGTAATATGACATGCGCACCAGGTTACCAGCTTATCGGATCTTCTTCAAGAACATGTCTAAAGACAGGAGTATGGTCCGGAAAGATGACTTCCTGTGTTAAAG ttaaAGTACGCTTAGCAGGTGGTAACTCTAACACGCAAGGAAGAGTTGAATTAGCCATCAATGACGTGTGGGGAACCATCTGTGACGATAAGTGGACTTTGAAAAGCGCTAAAGTCATCTGCCTCATGCTCGGTTTGCCAGAAGCAATTGCCGCTCCGGGCAATTCGGGTTTTGGGGCAGGCTTTGGAAAGATTTGGCTGGATGAAGTGACATGTGATGGCAATGAGATGTCTATTTTGAATTGCAGACACCTTGGACTTGGAGTCTCCACAATTTGTGATCACTCTGAAGACGCTGGTGTGATCTGTGGAAATATCACTG ATTTTAATGTTCGACTAATGGATGGCGCCACACCTAATGAAGGGCGAGTAGAGGTGGCCGTTAACGGTGTCTGGGGAACAATCTGTGACGATTACTGGAGCATCGAGGATGCTCAAGTTGTTTGTCGCATGCTTGGACTTCCCCAGGCTACAGCAGCCACCAAGGGTAAATCGTTCGGGAGCGGCATTGGTCCTATATGGATGGATGACGTAAAATGCATTGGCAACGAAAGCTCGTTGTTGCTTTGCAACAGGGCGGATTTAGGTGTAAAGGACTGCGCTCATCTAGAGGACTCTGGCGTTGTTTGTGGCCCACCTTCAG TAAATGGTAAGAATTTTGCTCTTCATATGACTGTGAATCATTCGGATCCCACAGAACAAGCCTCATTTGCAGTTGATGGATGCTTCGACACATGTGCAATTTTCCATGCG GCATCCGATCCTTGGTTCCAGCTTGATTTATCACAAGATTACCGCATACACACAGTACAAGTGTTTCTCGGCTCTGACTGCTGCCAAAACATTCAGTTAAACATCACTGTCGGGAGCTCGAATAATCTCTTATCTCCAAGTCATTTTTGCTCTTGCACTCCAACAAATTTTCCAAGGAGAGATTTCCGTGTGTTTAGTTGCAGTCCTCCTGCCACTGGTCGTCATTTGAAAGTTACTGCAACAGGGGAAAATGTAACTCTGATATTGTGTGAAATAGTTGTTCAAGCAACTG AGCCTTTTGGGGTATTAAAAGAAGTCTggtttaaagaaataaacaccCAAGACGAGCCTGTTTTGAAGTACCATCCAGTTTTTCAGCAGGCAGCCAACACACTTTCTGTACTTGGTGATTTTTACTTCGCTTCGAATGTTTCTACTCCATATGGACAGCGATTGTCAACGTTTATTCAG CCTCCAGTAACTGGGATGTACACATTTTACATAACGTGTGAAGACGAATGTGAGTTATGGCTTAATAGAGTTAACCAACCCGACTCCGAGGAAGTACTAGCAGCAAAACTAACAATGAAGACAGGACGACTAAAGTGGGACGAGTAA